The following coding sequences are from one Frigoribacterium sp. Leaf415 window:
- a CDS encoding leucyl aminopeptidase has product MTVATLSVLPSDPIAAEADVLVVGVVKGADGPEPTLEVPGLAESFAALGVTGARDELVKVPVSGVTASIVALVGLGDSVTAESLRYAAGSAVRQLTAVDRVVLALPVGDAADALAALEGAAIASYEFDAFRHSSASDTRRHARDIALATSTDVQDSVLERAAVVAEAVHTVRDLATTPPQQMYPQALADFAVAHAADDALSVTVLDEDGLRDGGYGGILGVGQGSSRGPRLVKVEYSPTGAAKHLALVGKGITYDTGGLSLKPAASMLGMKDDMTGAATVLAVTVAVAKLRLPVRLTAWLCIAENMPSGTAIRPDDVLTIKGGTTVEVTNTDAEGRLVMADGLVAASDEQPDAIVDVATLTGAQVVALGMRYVGVMGNDDLASEIVSLADTTGETFWRMPLAAELRARLNSDVADLVNATPGNTAAGMLLAGVFLNEFVGSREGTSTPIPWAHLDIAGPSNNKGGGYGYTAKGSTGVTVRTLIELADKFSAA; this is encoded by the coding sequence ATGACCGTCGCCACGCTCTCCGTCCTGCCGTCCGATCCGATCGCCGCCGAGGCCGACGTCCTCGTCGTCGGCGTCGTGAAGGGGGCCGACGGCCCCGAGCCGACCCTCGAGGTCCCGGGACTCGCGGAGTCGTTCGCCGCCCTGGGGGTGACCGGCGCCCGGGACGAACTCGTCAAGGTCCCCGTGTCCGGCGTCACCGCCTCGATCGTGGCCCTGGTCGGCCTGGGCGACTCCGTCACGGCCGAGAGCCTCCGCTACGCCGCGGGCTCGGCCGTCCGTCAGCTCACCGCCGTCGACCGGGTCGTCCTGGCTCTGCCCGTGGGCGACGCCGCCGACGCGCTGGCCGCCCTCGAGGGCGCCGCGATCGCCTCGTACGAGTTCGACGCCTTCCGCCACTCCTCGGCATCCGACACCCGTCGACACGCCCGCGACATCGCCCTGGCGACGTCGACCGACGTGCAGGACTCCGTCCTCGAGCGCGCGGCCGTGGTGGCCGAGGCCGTGCACACCGTCCGCGACCTGGCCACGACTCCCCCTCAGCAGATGTACCCCCAGGCACTCGCCGACTTCGCCGTGGCGCATGCCGCGGACGACGCCCTCTCGGTCACCGTCCTCGACGAGGACGGTCTCCGCGACGGCGGGTACGGAGGCATCCTCGGCGTCGGCCAGGGGTCGAGTCGCGGACCCCGGCTGGTGAAGGTCGAGTACTCCCCCACCGGAGCCGCGAAGCACCTCGCCCTGGTCGGCAAGGGCATCACGTACGACACGGGTGGGCTGTCCCTCAAGCCCGCCGCCAGCATGCTCGGCATGAAGGACGACATGACGGGGGCCGCGACGGTCCTCGCCGTGACGGTGGCCGTGGCGAAGCTCCGGCTGCCCGTGCGACTGACCGCGTGGCTCTGCATCGCCGAGAACATGCCGAGCGGCACGGCGATCCGACCCGACGACGTCCTCACCATCAAGGGCGGCACCACCGTCGAGGTGACGAACACCGACGCCGAGGGCCGACTGGTCATGGCGGACGGCCTGGTCGCGGCGAGCGACGAGCAACCCGACGCCATCGTCGACGTGGCCACCCTCACGGGCGCCCAGGTCGTCGCCCTGGGCATGCGCTACGTCGGCGTCATGGGCAACGACGACCTCGCGTCCGAGATCGTGTCGCTCGCCGACACGACGGGCGAGACGTTCTGGCGCATGCCGCTGGCCGCCGAACTGCGCGCGCGCCTGAACTCCGACGTGGCCGACCTCGTGAACGCGACCCCGGGCAACACGGCGGCCGGCATGCTGCTGGCCGGCGTGTTCCTGAACGAGTTCGTCGGATCGCGCGAGGGCACGTCGACGCCGATCCCCTGGGCGCACCTCGACATCGCGGGGCCGTCGAACAACAAGGGCGGCGGTTACGGCTACACGGCCAAGGGCTCGACGGGCGTGACCGTCCGCACCCTGATCGAGCTGGCCGACAAGTTTTCCGCTGCGTAG